Proteins encoded by one window of Sphingomonas ginkgonis:
- a CDS encoding DUF937 domain-containing protein: MSMLDALTQAGGADAISRELGVDQQTAQTGMAALLPAVLGGMQNHAEGQPQGLGGLIGMLGGLGGGGLMDNATSAAPTDVSQGNGVLGRIFGNKDNSRAVADHAAQQTGLSPDLLKRMLPIVAMLAAGYFWKQAHSHGATADAGAAGGDPTGAAPETQHSGGLLAGGPSGLGGLLGGLFGRDGDTSNPLNRILGGLTGTSR; encoded by the coding sequence ATGAGTATGCTTGACGCCCTGACCCAGGCCGGCGGTGCCGACGCGATTTCGCGCGAGCTCGGGGTCGACCAGCAGACGGCGCAGACCGGCATGGCGGCCCTGCTGCCGGCGGTGCTCGGCGGGATGCAGAACCATGCCGAGGGCCAGCCGCAGGGTCTCGGCGGGCTGATCGGCATGCTCGGCGGCCTCGGCGGCGGCGGGCTGATGGACAACGCGACCAGTGCCGCGCCGACCGACGTGTCACAGGGCAACGGCGTGCTCGGCCGGATCTTCGGCAACAAGGACAACAGTCGCGCGGTCGCCGACCATGCCGCGCAGCAGACCGGCCTCTCGCCCGACCTGCTGAAGCGGATGCTGCCGATCGTCGCGATGCTCGCGGCGGGCTATTTCTGGAAGCAGGCGCACAGCCATGGCGCGACCGCCGATGCCGGCGCCGCGGGGGGCGACCCCACCGGCGCAGCCCCGGAGACGCAGCACAGCGGCGGCCTGCTCGCCGGCGGGCCGAGCGGCCTCGGCGGGCTGCTCGGCGGCCTGTTCGGGCGCGACGGCGACACGTCCAACCCGCTCAACCGGATCCTCGGCGGCCTGACCGGCACCTCGCGCTAG
- a CDS encoding HPr family phosphocarrier protein, translated as MTCSQTVEIRNRRGLHARASAKFVTLASQLPAQIHVAKDGHSVVGTSIMGLMMLGAAIGDSIEIRTEGDGAEDSLRQLVELVEGRFGED; from the coding sequence TTGACCTGCTCGCAGACGGTCGAGATCCGCAACCGCCGCGGTCTCCACGCGCGGGCGTCGGCCAAGTTCGTGACGCTGGCGAGCCAGCTTCCCGCCCAGATCCACGTCGCCAAGGACGGGCACAGCGTGGTCGGCACCTCGATCATGGGGCTGATGATGCTCGGCGCCGCGATCGGCGACTCGATCGAGATCCGCACCGAGGGCGACGGGGCGGAGGACTCGCTCCGCCAGCTGGTCGAGCTGGTCGAGGGCCGGTTCGGCGAGGACTGA
- a CDS encoding response regulator transcription factor has product MSQVIALVDDDRNILTSVSIGLQAEGFVTRVYTDAATALKAIRDNVPDLGVFDIKMPAMDGMELLRRLREGGGRAGAMPVIFLTSKDDELDEALGLAMGADDYIAKPFSQRLLIARIRAILRRAELSAGGEAADGGTEPEVPQIVRGRLAMDPARHRVLWDGREVSLTVTEFMILEALAQRPGVVKNRNQLLDAAYQEDVFVDDRTIDSHIKRIRRKFRGADPSFNAIDTLYGVGYRFGEE; this is encoded by the coding sequence ATGAGCCAGGTGATCGCGCTGGTCGATGACGACCGCAACATCCTGACCTCCGTCTCGATCGGGCTCCAGGCCGAGGGGTTCGTGACCCGGGTCTACACCGACGCGGCGACCGCGCTGAAGGCGATCCGCGACAATGTGCCGGACCTCGGCGTGTTCGACATCAAGATGCCGGCGATGGACGGGATGGAACTGCTGCGCCGGCTGCGCGAGGGCGGCGGCCGAGCCGGGGCGATGCCGGTCATCTTTCTCACCAGCAAGGACGACGAGCTGGACGAGGCGCTCGGGCTGGCGATGGGCGCGGACGACTATATCGCCAAGCCGTTCAGCCAGCGCCTGCTGATCGCCCGGATCCGCGCGATCCTTCGCCGCGCCGAGCTGTCGGCCGGCGGCGAGGCCGCCGACGGCGGGACCGAGCCGGAAGTGCCGCAGATCGTCCGCGGGCGGCTGGCGATGGACCCGGCGCGACACCGCGTCCTGTGGGACGGGCGCGAGGTCTCGCTGACCGTCACCGAGTTCATGATCCTCGAGGCGCTCGCGCAGCGTCCCGGGGTGGTCAAGAACCGCAACCAGCTGCTCGACGCCGCCTACCAGGAGGACGTGTTCGTCGACGATCGCACCATCGACAGCCACATCAAGCGGATCCGCCGCAAGTTCCGCGGCGCCGACCCCAGCTTCAACGCGATCGATACGCTCTACGGGGTTGGCTACCGCTTTGGCGAGGAGTGA
- a CDS encoding phosphoenolpyruvate carboxykinase — MSERVPSHGLEAQGFATTAELHWNLTTAPLVELAVQRGEGELAKDGPLVVKTGKHTGRSAQDKFTVRDAETENNVWWGKSNKPMEPAHFAALKEDFLKALGEKPTLFVQDLYGGSQAEHRVKVRVINEYAWHNLFIRTMLVRPNAGDLPGFVPEFTIIDLPSFRADPARHGCRTETVIAVNLSEKLILIGGTEYGGEMKKSVFGLLNYLLPEQGIMPMHCSANIGQNGDTAIFFGLSGTGKTTLSADPNRTLIGDDEHGWSDTAVFNFEGGCYAKMIRLSAEAEPEIFATTKRFGTLLENVVMDPATRELDLDDATLAENSRGVYPIDFIPNTSGANMGPVPKNLIMLTADAFGVLPPIARLTPDQAMYHFLSGYTAKVAGTEIGVTDPEATFSTCFGAPFMPRHPSVYGNLLRDRIAKGGVTCWLVNTGWTGGKFGVGKRMPIKATRALLNAALDGSLNNAEFRKDPNFGFEVPVSVPGVDGAILDPRTTWPDKDEYDRTAAKLVDLFCDNFAQFEEHVEEGVRQCKPRVTVQEAA; from the coding sequence GTGAGCGAGCGTGTACCGAGCCATGGTCTTGAGGCGCAGGGGTTTGCGACCACGGCCGAACTGCACTGGAACCTGACCACCGCGCCGCTGGTCGAGCTTGCCGTGCAGCGTGGCGAGGGCGAGCTCGCCAAGGACGGGCCGCTGGTGGTCAAGACCGGAAAGCACACCGGCCGCAGCGCGCAGGACAAGTTCACCGTCCGTGACGCGGAGACCGAGAACAATGTCTGGTGGGGCAAGTCCAACAAGCCGATGGAGCCGGCGCACTTCGCCGCGCTGAAGGAGGACTTCCTCAAGGCGCTCGGCGAGAAGCCGACCCTGTTCGTGCAGGACCTCTACGGCGGCTCGCAGGCCGAGCACCGGGTCAAGGTTCGCGTGATCAACGAATATGCCTGGCACAACCTGTTCATCCGCACGATGCTGGTGCGGCCGAACGCGGGCGACCTGCCGGGCTTCGTACCCGAGTTCACCATCATCGACCTGCCGAGCTTCCGCGCCGACCCCGCCCGCCACGGCTGCCGCACCGAGACGGTGATCGCGGTCAACCTCAGCGAGAAGTTGATCTTGATCGGCGGCACCGAATATGGCGGCGAGATGAAGAAGAGCGTGTTCGGCCTGCTGAACTACCTGCTTCCGGAGCAGGGGATCATGCCGATGCACTGCTCGGCCAACATCGGCCAGAACGGCGACACCGCGATCTTCTTCGGCCTGTCGGGCACCGGCAAGACGACGCTGTCGGCCGATCCCAACCGCACGCTGATCGGCGACGACGAGCATGGCTGGTCGGACACCGCGGTCTTCAACTTCGAGGGCGGCTGCTACGCCAAGATGATCCGCCTGTCGGCCGAGGCCGAGCCGGAGATCTTCGCGACCACCAAGCGGTTCGGCACGCTGCTCGAGAATGTCGTGATGGACCCGGCGACGCGCGAGCTCGACCTCGACGACGCGACGCTCGCCGAGAACAGCCGCGGCGTCTATCCAATCGACTTCATCCCGAACACCTCGGGCGCCAACATGGGGCCGGTCCCGAAAAACCTCATCATGCTGACCGCCGACGCGTTCGGCGTGCTCCCGCCGATCGCCCGGCTCACCCCGGACCAGGCGATGTACCACTTCCTCTCGGGCTACACCGCCAAGGTGGCCGGGACCGAGATCGGCGTGACCGACCCCGAGGCGACCTTCTCGACCTGCTTCGGCGCGCCGTTCATGCCGCGCCACCCGTCGGTCTACGGCAACCTGCTGCGCGACCGGATCGCCAAAGGCGGGGTGACCTGCTGGCTGGTCAACACCGGCTGGACCGGGGGCAAGTTCGGCGTCGGCAAGCGCATGCCGATCAAGGCCACCCGCGCGCTGCTCAACGCCGCGCTCGACGGCAGCCTCAACAACGCCGAGTTCCGCAAGGACCCGAACTTCGGATTCGAGGTGCCGGTGTCGGTGCCGGGTGTCGACGGCGCGATCCTCGACCCGCGGACCACCTGGCCGGACAAGGACGAGTATGACCGCACCGCGGCCAAGCTCGTCGACCTGTTCTGCGACAATTTCGCGCAGTTCGAGGAGCATGTCGAAGAGGGCGTGCGCCAGTGCAAGCCCCGGGTCACCGTTCAAGAAGCGGCCTGA
- a CDS encoding HPr kinase/phosphorylase: MNGGGTASRLSSETLHASAVAIDGRAVLISGLSGSGKSDLALRLIDRGFTLVSDDQTIVKKLNGTLVATAPATIRGKLEIRGIGIVAMPVVDDVPVALLVELTSEIQRLPDDSRSRIILGSSVPLISVDAMTASAPSKVSLALDQFGLRF; the protein is encoded by the coding sequence GTGAACGGCGGCGGTACCGCCAGCCGGCTCTCGTCGGAAACCCTGCACGCGAGCGCGGTGGCGATCGACGGCCGCGCCGTGCTGATCAGCGGCCTGTCGGGGTCCGGCAAGTCGGACCTCGCGCTGCGCCTGATCGACCGCGGCTTCACCCTGGTCAGCGACGACCAGACGATCGTCAAGAAGCTCAACGGCACGCTGGTGGCGACCGCGCCGGCCACCATCCGCGGCAAGCTGGAGATCCGCGGGATCGGGATCGTCGCGATGCCGGTCGTCGACGACGTGCCCGTGGCGCTGCTGGTCGAGCTCACCAGCGAGATCCAGCGCCTGCCCGACGACAGCCGCTCGCGCATCATCCTGGGGAGCAGCGTACCGCTGATCAGCGTCGACGCGATGACTGCCTCGGCGCCGTCCAAGGTGTCGCTCGCGCTCGACCAGTTCGGGCTTCGCTTCTGA
- a CDS encoding NfeD family protein, giving the protein MIPAGLEPGWIWAIGGVLLLIAEIVAPGFFLVFVGAAAIVTGLFALLFPLGLAAQLLLFALYAVVAVMAGRKIYARAGTPASDPHLNDRSARLIGRSVLVTRAIDGHGGRVRVGDGEWSARGGPADAGDQVRIVAVEGNCLIVTRERLSGETNE; this is encoded by the coding sequence ATGATCCCGGCCGGGCTCGAACCGGGCTGGATCTGGGCGATCGGCGGCGTTCTGCTGCTGATCGCCGAGATCGTCGCGCCCGGCTTCTTCCTCGTCTTCGTCGGCGCGGCGGCGATCGTCACCGGGCTGTTCGCCCTGCTCTTCCCGCTCGGCCTCGCCGCGCAGCTGCTGCTGTTCGCGCTCTACGCGGTGGTCGCGGTGATGGCCGGCCGCAAGATCTACGCGCGGGCGGGCACCCCGGCGAGCGACCCGCACCTCAACGACCGCTCGGCCCGGCTGATCGGCCGCTCGGTGCTTGTCACCCGGGCGATCGACGGGCACGGCGGCCGGGTCCGGGTCGGCGACGGCGAATGGAGCGCTCGGGGCGGCCCGGCGGACGCCGGGGACCAGGTCAGGATCGTCGCGGTCGAGGGCAACTGCCTGATCGTGACCCGCGAGCGCTTGTCAGGAGAGACGAATGAGTGA
- a CDS encoding ATP-binding protein, producing MARSEPGPALLPEAEEEPPAPHFAGRLTLTYRILAVNILTVALFLLSIFYLDAFRNQIVSERQRTARDEVQLVSAGLAELPQARVGPWLHALGDQTGSRFRIFAPDGRLLIDSWRYGPPTYVLRDPKLQGWDKTAARALDRGFNRLVGYPGLPDFVEAADDRAEGWPEIAEARAGGTSVSRIRLAPDATPVLSAAMPIPGGGALLSTDNDRDITRTVRLQRSRLGIALVLISLLSVLLSIFLARTIVRPLRRLAIAAHRVRLGRAREVRVPLLPARHDEIGTLARALADMTRTLQHRLDNIEAFAADVTHELKNPLASLRSAVDGLERIEDPALRRQLLDVIRQDVLRLDRLVGDIGEAARTDAELARARFIPVDLGELIEQLCRSWDQRRMKGDVRLAFARPRKNSTIVLGEPNRLSRAIDNLIDNAISFSPPGGLVEIAAARVGADVRVRIDDEGPGVPPASREAIFNRFHSVRPEADEFGRHSGLGLAIARAIVEGHDGEISVADRDDAPSGARFIIRLPAAEARS from the coding sequence TTGGCGAGGAGTGAGCCCGGGCCGGCCCTGTTGCCGGAAGCGGAGGAGGAGCCGCCGGCCCCGCACTTCGCCGGGCGCCTGACGCTCACCTACAGGATCCTGGCGGTCAACATCCTGACCGTCGCGCTCTTCCTGCTCTCTATCTTCTACCTCGACGCGTTCCGCAACCAGATTGTCAGCGAGCGCCAGCGGACGGCGCGGGACGAGGTGCAGCTGGTCAGCGCGGGCCTCGCGGAGCTGCCGCAGGCGCGGGTCGGGCCCTGGCTCCACGCGCTCGGCGACCAGACCGGGAGCCGGTTCCGCATCTTCGCACCGGACGGGCGGCTCCTCATCGACAGCTGGCGCTACGGGCCGCCGACCTACGTCCTGCGCGATCCCAAGCTGCAGGGCTGGGACAAGACCGCGGCGCGCGCGCTCGACCGCGGCTTCAACCGGCTGGTCGGCTACCCGGGGCTGCCCGACTTCGTCGAGGCCGCCGACGACCGGGCCGAGGGCTGGCCCGAGATTGCGGAGGCCAGAGCCGGCGGCACTTCGGTGAGCCGGATCCGGCTGGCCCCCGACGCGACCCCGGTCCTCTCCGCGGCGATGCCGATCCCCGGCGGCGGCGCGCTGCTGTCGACCGACAATGACCGCGACATCACCCGGACCGTCCGCCTGCAGCGCTCGCGGCTGGGCATCGCGCTGGTCCTGATCAGCCTCTTGTCGGTCCTGCTCTCGATCTTCCTTGCGCGCACCATCGTCCGGCCGCTGCGCCGCCTCGCCATCGCCGCGCACCGGGTGCGGCTCGGCCGCGCCCGCGAGGTGCGGGTCCCGCTGCTGCCCGCGCGGCACGACGAGATCGGCACGCTGGCCCGCGCGCTGGCCGACATGACCCGGACGCTGCAGCACCGGCTCGACAATATCGAGGCGTTCGCGGCCGACGTCACCCACGAGCTCAAGAACCCCCTCGCCTCGCTGCGCAGCGCGGTGGACGGGCTCGAGCGGATCGAGGATCCGGCGCTCCGCCGGCAGCTGCTCGACGTCATCCGCCAGGACGTGCTGCGGCTCGACCGGCTGGTCGGCGACATCGGCGAAGCGGCCCGGACCGACGCCGAGCTCGCCCGCGCCCGCTTCATCCCGGTCGATCTCGGAGAGCTGATCGAGCAGCTGTGCCGAAGCTGGGACCAACGGCGGATGAAGGGCGACGTCCGGCTCGCCTTTGCCCGGCCGCGGAAGAACTCGACGATCGTCCTCGGCGAGCCCAACCGGCTGAGCCGGGCGATCGACAATCTCATCGACAATGCGATCAGCTTCTCCCCGCCCGGGGGGTTGGTCGAGATCGCCGCCGCCCGGGTTGGCGCAGACGTGCGGGTGCGGATCGACGACGAGGGACCGGGCGTTCCGCCCGCCTCGCGAGAAGCCATCTTTAACCGATTTCATTCAGTACGGCCCGAGGCCGACGAGTTCGGCCGGCATTCGGGGCTCGGCCTTGCGATCGCCCGCGCGATCGTCGAGGGCCATGACGGGGAGATCAGTGTGGCAGACCGCGACGACGCGCCATCGGGCGCCCGCTTCATCATCCGCCTGCCGGCGGCGGAGGCCCGGTCGTGA
- a CDS encoding DUF885 domain-containing protein: MSDAYVSRRDALALAGAATIAATGQAAAAPAAAPASPRPASAADAAADRLLAQVADDYMALSPETATSLNIDKGPRAAAKFHLGDRSQAGQERFAAMVRRNLARAEAVDTSRLSAANRTSVEVVRSAYRTALKGYALPYGDVAVGGYRNSPYVVSQNTGAYLDTPSFLDTDHLVENRTDAEAYLSRLAELPAQLDGELGRMRAAAAKRLVPPAFLIDKAVRQLGIAAKDARDGGDIVSSLTKRTTKIPGEWGPQATRIARETVAPALERQIAELTRQRAAATNDAGMWSRPAGDAYYAYALRASTTTELSADEIHRRGLAELAELHGRMDPILKSLGYTQGSVGERMKALAKDPRYKFSDGDKGRAEIVAFIGERLKIMRAVLPRAFRTLVKGNLEVKRIPVAQQEGAPGAFGGPGSPDGKIPGKFWINLRTPDLHSKYSLPDLAAHEAIPGHVWQGEYTFALPRIRTILAFNAYSEGWALYAEQLVDELGVYDRDPVGRLGFLQSIAFRACRLVVDTGIHSKRWTREQGVQFFVDRNGSNPLEVASEVDRYCSWPGQACGYKIGQDRIVQLRGKAQRALGAKYDLRDFDDAVVQGGNVPLDVLALNIDDYIARTRRA; this comes from the coding sequence ATGAGTGATGCGTATGTGAGCCGGCGGGACGCGCTGGCGCTGGCGGGAGCGGCGACGATCGCCGCGACCGGCCAGGCGGCGGCAGCCCCGGCGGCGGCGCCGGCCTCGCCCCGCCCGGCCAGCGCCGCCGACGCGGCGGCCGACCGGCTGCTGGCGCAGGTCGCCGACGACTATATGGCGCTCTCCCCCGAGACCGCGACCAGCCTCAACATCGACAAGGGCCCGCGCGCCGCGGCCAAGTTCCACCTCGGCGACCGCAGCCAGGCCGGCCAGGAAAGGTTCGCGGCGATGGTCCGTCGCAACCTCGCCCGGGCCGAGGCGGTCGACACGTCGCGCCTGTCCGCGGCGAACCGCACCAGCGTCGAAGTGGTCAGGAGCGCCTACCGCACCGCGCTCAAGGGCTACGCCCTGCCCTATGGCGACGTGGCGGTCGGCGGCTATCGCAACAGCCCCTATGTGGTCAGCCAGAACACCGGCGCCTATCTCGACACGCCGAGCTTCCTCGACACCGATCATCTGGTCGAGAACCGCACTGACGCCGAGGCCTATCTGTCGCGCCTGGCCGAGCTCCCGGCGCAGCTCGACGGCGAGCTGGGACGGATGCGCGCGGCGGCGGCCAAGCGGCTGGTCCCGCCGGCCTTCCTGATCGACAAGGCGGTGCGGCAACTGGGGATCGCCGCCAAGGACGCGCGCGACGGCGGCGACATCGTCTCCTCGCTGACCAAGCGCACGACCAAGATCCCGGGCGAGTGGGGCCCGCAGGCGACGCGAATCGCGCGGGAGACGGTCGCGCCGGCGCTCGAGCGGCAGATCGCGGAGCTGACCCGCCAGCGCGCGGCGGCCACCAACGACGCCGGCATGTGGTCGCGCCCCGCGGGCGACGCTTATTACGCCTATGCCTTGCGGGCGAGCACCACGACGGAGCTGTCGGCGGACGAGATCCACCGCCGCGGCCTTGCCGAGCTGGCCGAGCTGCACGGCCGGATGGACCCGATCCTGAAGTCGCTCGGCTATACGCAAGGGTCGGTCGGCGAGCGGATGAAGGCGCTGGCGAAGGACCCGCGCTACAAGTTCAGCGACGGCGACAAGGGCCGCGCCGAGATCGTCGCCTTCATCGGCGAGCGGCTGAAGATCATGCGCGCGGTGCTCCCGCGCGCCTTCCGCACGCTGGTCAAGGGCAACCTCGAGGTGAAGCGGATCCCGGTCGCCCAGCAGGAGGGCGCCCCCGGCGCCTTCGGCGGCCCCGGCTCGCCCGACGGCAAGATCCCCGGCAAGTTCTGGATCAATCTCAGGACCCCCGACCTCCACAGCAAGTACAGCCTGCCCGACCTCGCGGCGCACGAGGCGATCCCCGGCCACGTCTGGCAGGGCGAATATACGTTCGCCCTCCCCCGCATCCGCACCATCCTCGCCTTCAACGCCTATTCGGAAGGCTGGGCGCTCTACGCCGAGCAGCTGGTCGACGAGCTCGGAGTCTACGACCGCGACCCGGTCGGGCGGCTCGGCTTCCTCCAGTCGATCGCGTTCCGGGCCTGCCGGCTGGTGGTCGACACCGGGATCCACTCCAAGCGCTGGACCCGCGAGCAGGGCGTGCAGTTCTTCGTCGACCGCAACGGCTCCAATCCGCTCGAGGTGGCGAGCGAGGTCGACCGCTACTGCAGCTGGCCGGGCCAGGCCTGCGGCTACAAGATCGGGCAGGACCGGATCGTCCAGCTGCGCGGCAAGGCGCAGCGCGCGCTCGGGGCGAAATACGACCTGAGGGACTTCGACGACGCGGTCGTTCAGGGCGGCAACGTGCCGCTCGACGTGCTCGCGCTCAACATCGACGATTATATCGCCCGCACCCGGCGTGCCTGA
- a CDS encoding PTS sugar transporter subunit IIA: MIGLVLVTHGRLAAEFITAMEHVVGPQDAIEGICIGPEDDMEARRADIAAAVANVDQGDGVIILTDLFGGTPSNLAISLMKTDKVEVIAGVNLPMLIRLEGARKAMNVHAAVAAAREAGRKYISVASEILGEAAA; encoded by the coding sequence ATGATCGGATTGGTTCTGGTGACTCACGGCCGTCTCGCCGCCGAGTTCATCACGGCGATGGAGCATGTGGTCGGTCCGCAGGATGCGATCGAGGGCATCTGCATCGGTCCCGAGGACGACATGGAAGCGCGCCGGGCCGACATCGCGGCGGCGGTCGCCAACGTCGACCAGGGCGACGGCGTCATCATCCTCACCGACCTGTTCGGCGGCACCCCGTCGAACCTCGCGATCAGCCTGATGAAGACCGACAAGGTCGAGGTCATCGCCGGGGTCAACCTGCCGATGCTGATCCGGCTGGAGGGCGCGCGCAAGGCGATGAACGTCCACGCCGCCGTCGCCGCCGCGCGCGAAGCGGGCCGCAAATATATCTCGGTCGCCAGCGAGATCCTCGGCGAGGCCGCCGCTTGA
- the rapZ gene encoding RNase adapter RapZ yields the protein MPAARSDLPRLLIVTGMSGAGKSTVLAALEDLRWECVDNLPLALLPAFVAEVAGHGGIHMAVGIDARSRGFDAEALLAMVRGFDSVRPEILFLDSAGAELIRRYDETRRRHPLALDRPAEDGVARERDLTAGLRTAAESIIDTTDLTPMDLRDELRRRYGEDRNQPVVTVGSFGFARGISRTADLVFDMRFCPNPHWVDSLRPLTGRDPPVQEFVAAQPGWEPTLDSIEALLTDLIPRYFAAGKTYIAVAFGCTGGRHRSVAAAEEMASRLRKKGFSPNIRHRDLSLTPSDSIEDPSAGPAASDTNTSE from the coding sequence ATGCCGGCGGCGCGGTCCGACCTGCCGCGCCTGCTCATCGTCACCGGCATGTCCGGCGCCGGCAAGTCCACCGTGCTGGCCGCGCTCGAGGACCTTCGCTGGGAGTGCGTCGATAATCTCCCGCTCGCGCTGCTGCCGGCGTTCGTCGCCGAGGTCGCCGGCCATGGCGGGATCCACATGGCGGTGGGGATCGACGCCCGCAGCCGCGGCTTCGATGCCGAGGCGCTGCTGGCGATGGTCCGCGGCTTCGACAGCGTCAGGCCCGAGATCCTGTTCCTCGACTCGGCCGGCGCCGAGCTCATCCGCCGCTACGACGAGACCCGCCGCCGCCACCCGCTGGCGCTCGACCGGCCCGCCGAGGACGGGGTGGCGCGCGAGCGCGACCTGACCGCGGGACTGCGCACCGCGGCCGAATCGATCATCGACACCACCGACCTCACGCCGATGGACCTGCGCGACGAGCTTCGCCGCCGCTACGGCGAGGACCGCAACCAGCCGGTGGTCACGGTCGGCAGCTTCGGCTTCGCGCGCGGGATCAGCCGCACCGCCGACCTCGTCTTCGACATGCGCTTCTGCCCAAATCCGCACTGGGTCGACTCGCTCCGGCCCCTCACCGGGCGCGATCCGCCGGTGCAGGAGTTCGTGGCGGCGCAGCCGGGCTGGGAGCCGACCCTCGACAGCATCGAGGCCCTCCTCACCGACCTCATCCCGCGCTATTTCGCGGCCGGGAAGACCTATATTGCGGTCGCTTTCGGCTGTACCGGAGGGAGACATCGGTCGGTCGCGGCGGCGGAGGAAATGGCGTCAAGGTTGCGTAAGAAAGGCTTTTCGCCGAATATCCGCCACCGTGATCTCTCCCTGACCCCCAGCGACAGCATCGAAGATCCCTCGGCGGGCCCGGCAGCCTCGGACACGAATACTAGCGAGTAA
- a CDS encoding TrmH family RNA methyltransferase — MPRLITSFSNETVKRLRSLRDKKARRTEGLFLAEGLRIIAEARDSGRLPELIAFSSEHGVHPLATEIIDATERAGGDALEVPSELLAKMSGKDNPQMLIGAYRQSDTALEQLDRAAAPLWLVAQALRDPGNIGTILRTGDAVGAGGLILVDDCADPFSVEAVRASMGAVFTQGIAAARWDEFLAWLRGGPGQLVGTSLRTDTDYLDARYAEPCFILVGNEQQGLPADYEARCDLLVKMPMLGRADSLNAAVAAAVMAFQVRASWRR, encoded by the coding sequence ATGCCGCGCCTGATCACCTCCTTCTCCAACGAGACCGTCAAGCGGCTCCGCTCTTTGCGCGACAAGAAGGCGCGCCGGACCGAGGGCCTGTTCCTCGCAGAGGGCCTCCGAATCATCGCCGAGGCGCGCGACAGCGGCCGGCTGCCCGAGCTCATCGCCTTCTCGTCCGAGCACGGGGTCCACCCCCTCGCCACCGAGATCATCGACGCCACCGAGCGCGCGGGCGGCGACGCGCTCGAGGTGCCGTCCGAGCTGCTCGCCAAGATGAGCGGCAAGGACAATCCGCAGATGCTGATCGGCGCCTATCGCCAGTCGGACACCGCGCTCGAGCAGCTCGACCGCGCCGCCGCGCCGCTGTGGCTGGTCGCCCAGGCGCTGCGCGATCCCGGCAACATCGGCACCATCCTGCGTACCGGGGACGCGGTCGGCGCGGGCGGGCTGATCCTGGTCGACGACTGCGCCGACCCGTTCAGCGTCGAGGCGGTCCGCGCCTCGATGGGGGCGGTGTTTACGCAGGGCATCGCGGCGGCGCGCTGGGACGAGTTCCTCGCCTGGCTTCGCGGCGGCCCCGGGCAGCTGGTCGGGACCAGTCTGCGCACCGACACCGATTATCTCGACGCGCGCTATGCCGAGCCCTGCTTCATCCTCGTCGGCAACGAGCAGCAGGGCCTTCCCGCCGATTACGAGGCCCGGTGCGACCTGCTGGTGAAGATGCCCATGCTGGGCCGCGCGGACAGCCTCAACGCCGCCGTCGCGGCTGCCGTGATGGCCTTTCAGGTGCGAGCAAGCTGGCGACGCTAG